The following are encoded in a window of Legionella geestiana genomic DNA:
- a CDS encoding quinone-dependent dihydroorotate dehydrogenase gives MYTLLRPLLFRLDAEKAHALSLKLLDYLPRWCFATPPARPVHAMGLPFPHPVGLAAGLDKNGEHLDALARMGFSFIEIGTVTPRPQSGNPRPRLFRLPESRAFINRLGFNNLGVDALVENVKRSNYQGILGINIGKNRDTSLSNAVDDYLECFRKVYPLSSYVTVNISSPNTPGLRELQQADFFDALLDALREEQLILSDAHKRWVPLAVKISPDESDESLTRMANSVAERGIEAIIATNTTALRVGVRREAHADETGGLSGHPLAARSTECVRVLKRAVGNAVTLIGVGGIDSPRTCRDKLRAGASLVQVYSGLVYQGPGLVHRLVASLPESG, from the coding sequence ATGTACACGTTGCTGCGTCCCCTGCTGTTTCGTCTTGACGCGGAAAAGGCTCACGCGCTCTCACTGAAGCTTTTAGACTATCTTCCCCGCTGGTGCTTTGCAACGCCGCCTGCACGCCCGGTTCATGCCATGGGTTTACCGTTTCCTCATCCGGTCGGCCTTGCAGCCGGGCTTGATAAAAACGGTGAGCACCTTGATGCACTGGCGCGCATGGGGTTTTCTTTCATCGAAATTGGCACCGTTACGCCGCGTCCTCAGTCTGGAAACCCGCGCCCGCGTCTTTTTCGTCTGCCAGAGTCGCGTGCGTTCATTAATCGCCTGGGGTTTAATAACCTCGGGGTTGACGCGCTTGTGGAAAATGTTAAACGCTCGAATTATCAGGGAATTCTTGGCATTAATATCGGTAAAAACCGTGATACTTCGCTTTCGAATGCGGTTGATGATTACCTTGAGTGCTTTCGTAAAGTCTATCCGCTGTCCTCGTATGTAACGGTGAATATCTCTTCCCCCAATACGCCCGGGCTTCGGGAATTGCAGCAGGCCGATTTTTTTGATGCGCTGCTTGATGCGCTGCGTGAGGAGCAGTTGATTTTGAGTGATGCGCATAAACGCTGGGTGCCGCTTGCCGTTAAAATTTCTCCGGATGAAAGCGATGAGTCCTTAACCCGCATGGCAAACAGTGTGGCTGAGCGGGGCATAGAAGCGATTATCGCGACCAATACTACAGCGCTTCGAGTAGGCGTTCGCCGTGAAGCGCATGCGGATGAAACCGGCGGCCTCAGCGGGCATCCTCTGGCGGCGCGTTCTACGGAATGTGTGCGGGTCTTAAAGCGTGCGGTGGGTAACGCGGTCACCCTGATTGGTGTTGGCGGCATTGATTCGCCGCGCACCTGCAGGGACAAGCTGCGTGCAGGCGCATCGCTTGTGCAGGTGTACTCAGGGCTTGTTTACCAGGGACCGGGTCTTGTGCATCGGCTGGTGGCATCATTGCCGGAGAGTGGATAA
- a CDS encoding ABC transporter ATP-binding protein encodes MTSPVEVRDLRVSFAGSPPVNVLQEAELTLNPGETVALLGESGSGKSMTSLALMRLLPEGAAFGETSEVWLGDVNLLNLQERVMRRFRGRRIAMVFQEPMTALNPVKTIGEQLAESLYLHTSLSPKEVQARMLELMLAVEMPNPAERLRHYPHQLSGGQKQRVVIAMALACNPDILVADEPTTALDVTLQAQILALLKRLQQRFGMSMLLVTHDLGVVKAVADRVYVLYAGEIVEVAPAVRYFQAPHHPYSRQLMASLPGLQNRAHWLAAIPGSVPAADARPSGCAFHPRCAYVRACCKTDVPALQVLTPGVAVRCHWYPDPGALPEVSGVSSPLPARSGSFEEVLSVRDMVVEYRVRRGQVFRAVDGVSLELKRGETLALVGESGCGKTTLSRALLGLLPMHAGSIRFEGREISPHSKKDMRAFRREVQVIFQDPFGSMNPRMTIADILAEGLRAEGMKARAIDARLPVLLDAVNLPKSALTRYPHQFSGGQRQRICIARALATDPSVLICDEPTSALDMSVQAQILNLIKTLQQETGIACLFITHNMAVVSWLADRVMVMQQGRIVEANDALTLLQHPQHPYTRELLAAVPGV; translated from the coding sequence ATGACCAGTCCTGTTGAAGTGCGCGATTTACGCGTGAGTTTTGCGGGCAGTCCTCCGGTCAATGTGCTGCAAGAAGCCGAACTCACCCTGAATCCTGGCGAAACCGTGGCCCTTCTTGGTGAATCTGGTTCCGGCAAGTCGATGACATCTCTTGCTCTGATGCGCCTTTTGCCCGAGGGGGCCGCTTTTGGGGAAACGAGTGAAGTATGGCTTGGGGATGTGAACCTCCTGAACCTTCAGGAGCGCGTGATGCGCCGTTTCAGGGGGCGGCGCATTGCCATGGTGTTTCAGGAGCCGATGACAGCACTTAATCCCGTGAAGACCATTGGTGAGCAGCTTGCAGAATCCTTGTACCTGCACACCTCGCTCAGCCCAAAAGAGGTACAGGCGCGCATGCTGGAGCTGATGCTGGCGGTAGAAATGCCGAATCCCGCCGAGCGGCTTCGCCATTACCCGCACCAGCTTTCAGGCGGACAGAAGCAGCGGGTTGTCATTGCGATGGCACTGGCCTGTAATCCTGATATTCTGGTCGCCGATGAACCGACTACCGCGCTGGATGTGACGCTGCAGGCGCAGATTCTTGCACTGTTAAAGCGGTTGCAGCAGCGTTTTGGCATGAGCATGCTGCTCGTGACGCACGACCTTGGGGTGGTGAAGGCGGTGGCTGACAGGGTGTATGTGCTGTATGCCGGTGAAATTGTCGAAGTGGCTCCTGCAGTCCGTTATTTTCAGGCGCCTCACCACCCGTATTCCCGCCAGCTTATGGCGTCTCTGCCCGGGCTTCAAAACCGCGCCCACTGGCTTGCGGCTATTCCCGGGAGCGTTCCGGCGGCCGATGCGCGACCTTCGGGCTGTGCATTTCATCCACGCTGCGCGTATGTGAGGGCGTGCTGTAAAACGGATGTGCCGGCATTGCAGGTGTTAACGCCCGGTGTCGCTGTCAGGTGTCACTGGTACCCGGATCCTGGTGCGCTGCCTGAAGTATCAGGCGTGTCATCACCACTGCCCGCGAGGTCCGGTTCGTTTGAGGAAGTGCTCTCGGTGCGTGACATGGTGGTGGAGTACCGTGTGCGCCGAGGACAGGTGTTTCGTGCAGTCGACGGGGTGTCGCTTGAGCTTAAGCGTGGTGAGACGCTGGCGCTCGTTGGCGAGTCGGGCTGTGGCAAAACGACTTTAAGCCGCGCGCTTTTAGGACTGCTGCCGATGCACGCGGGCTCCATCCGCTTTGAAGGCCGCGAGATTTCGCCGCATTCTAAAAAAGACATGCGCGCCTTTCGCCGTGAGGTACAGGTGATTTTTCAAGACCCTTTCGGTTCTATGAATCCGCGCATGACTATTGCCGATATTCTTGCCGAGGGGTTACGTGCAGAGGGGATGAAAGCCCGTGCGATAGACGCGCGTCTCCCGGTACTGCTCGATGCGGTTAACCTGCCTAAAAGTGCACTGACACGCTACCCGCATCAATTCTCAGGCGGTCAGCGCCAGCGTATCTGCATCGCCCGTGCACTCGCAACCGACCCCAGCGTGCTGATTTGTGACGAGCCAACGAGCGCGCTTGACATGTCGGTGCAGGCGCAAATCCTGAACCTTATTAAAACGCTGCAGCAGGAAACCGGCATTGCCTGTCTGTTCATTACGCACAACATGGCCGTCGTTTCATGGCTTGCTGACAGGGTAATGGTGATGCAGCAGGGGCGCATTGTTGAGGCCAACGATGCGCTCACCCTGCTGCAACACCCGCAACACCCCTACACCCGCGAGCTGCTCGCGGCGGTGCCGGGGGTTTAG
- a CDS encoding glucose-6-phosphate isomerase, translated as MKHPTELHAWKALDVLAETRFMAYRAPFSTRSACRLSPRGIGITLDYSTQHLDAETTNALLNLADNSGLSAQINALFSGKGLNAGRGKPALHTALRSPETKGLFVDGQDILPGIHAARQKMREIADAIRAGRWKGVTGKPIRDVVHLGIGGSDLGPRFAIHALAEPMSPVRAHFVSDTDPEGFARVVAVIDPETTLFIVASKSFTTAETLHNARKALAFAGGRHALEQHFIAITACCARAREWGFTNILPLWDWVGGRYSFCSAINLITAIVCGFEVFEALLRGAHAMDRHFHEAPMLENLPVMLALSGIWNINFLHHHTLLILTHAHALQKFVPLVQQIDMESNGKSIDLTGRPIHYATGPIVWGGCGNAARHSYFQLLAQGTHHIHGEFLSVAAPELAEVNALCEHALKVLGGGVPHSENTEGFIPGGFPLNHLILRDRSPETLGALVALYEHKVFVQSVIWNINPFTQPGVESAKSVAALGGREELSVTGG; from the coding sequence ATGAAACATCCAACAGAACTGCACGCATGGAAAGCGCTGGATGTGCTTGCCGAGACCCGTTTTATGGCGTATCGCGCTCCCTTTTCCACACGGTCAGCATGTCGGTTGAGCCCCCGCGGCATTGGTATCACGCTGGACTATTCGACGCAGCATCTGGACGCTGAAACCACAAATGCACTTCTTAATCTCGCCGATAATTCCGGGCTTTCAGCGCAGATTAACGCCCTTTTTTCAGGAAAAGGCCTGAATGCCGGCCGTGGTAAACCTGCACTGCACACCGCCCTCAGAAGCCCTGAAACAAAAGGGTTATTCGTCGACGGACAGGATATACTGCCAGGCATTCACGCAGCCCGCCAAAAGATGCGTGAGATTGCCGACGCCATTCGCGCTGGACGCTGGAAAGGGGTTACGGGTAAACCCATCCGTGATGTGGTGCACCTTGGAATAGGAGGCTCTGACCTTGGGCCACGCTTTGCCATCCATGCGCTTGCAGAGCCGATGTCGCCTGTGCGCGCGCATTTCGTCTCGGACACCGATCCTGAGGGTTTTGCGCGTGTGGTGGCGGTGATTGACCCTGAAACCACACTCTTTATCGTTGCCTCAAAGTCGTTTACCACGGCAGAAACCCTCCACAACGCGCGAAAAGCCCTGGCTTTTGCCGGCGGCAGGCATGCGCTCGAGCAGCATTTTATTGCCATAACCGCCTGTTGCGCGCGTGCGCGCGAATGGGGCTTTACCAACATCCTGCCGTTGTGGGACTGGGTAGGCGGGCGTTATTCTTTCTGTTCAGCCATTAACCTCATCACGGCCATCGTCTGCGGATTTGAGGTATTTGAGGCTCTGCTTCGGGGCGCCCATGCAATGGACAGGCATTTTCATGAAGCACCGATGCTCGAGAACCTTCCGGTCATGCTGGCCCTGAGCGGTATCTGGAACATCAATTTTCTGCACCACCATACGCTCCTGATACTCACGCACGCACATGCCCTTCAGAAGTTTGTGCCACTTGTGCAGCAGATTGACATGGAGAGCAATGGTAAATCAATCGACCTTACCGGGCGCCCCATCCATTACGCGACCGGACCCATTGTCTGGGGCGGATGCGGCAATGCGGCGCGTCACAGTTATTTCCAGCTGCTTGCGCAGGGCACGCATCATATCCACGGTGAATTCCTCTCAGTAGCAGCGCCCGAGCTTGCTGAAGTCAATGCACTTTGCGAGCACGCCCTGAAAGTGCTTGGGGGCGGGGTTCCTCATTCCGAGAATACCGAAGGATTTATCCCGGGCGGCTTTCCACTGAACCACCTGATTCTTCGCGACCGCTCTCCTGAAACCCTTGGCGCCCTCGTGGCACTCTATGAGCACAAGGTGTTTGTTCAAAGCGTCATCTGGAACATTAACCCGTTTACGCAGCCTGGCGTTGAGAGCGCCAAGTCCGTTGCGGCTTTGGGCGGGCGTGAAGAGCTCAGTGTTACGGGCGGTTGA
- a CDS encoding MFS transporter, protein MNRSFTAAFSKTAPSPINILGVGVSFVLFQFFLQLSFGVVVSAIIPELKLSAFSAGLLSSAFYYVYTSLQIPVGLLFDRKSTRNLLAFNAGLCAIGCFIFANGHSLSALFVGRLIIGTGSAFAFVGVSHLIRSNFPLKRFALLIGLAETLSFTMTVLGMLFLGHLTHRFGWRSLMDAAGGLGLVIALLCWRYLPSRTPVFLKSPPIVTQTLKLLQDRRVLANGLFAGLGFSVITVFAALWAVPFLTIKLNCTLQIAGALDALIFLGAAASCPLFGYLATHLPKRRPLLTASCLLTALLILLLLYLPTDNLLLTGALLFAIGLFCGGYMLAFAIGNELVPAHARSACTGFTNTFAMLTAPLIQPFIGWLLDVQTQDALNPGIAEYQTALLILPSALLLAAFLVWQVPEKTAVHR, encoded by the coding sequence ATGAACCGCTCTTTTACTGCAGCTTTTTCGAAAACCGCGCCCTCGCCGATTAACATTCTGGGCGTTGGTGTGTCGTTTGTGCTCTTTCAGTTTTTTTTACAGCTCTCGTTTGGCGTAGTGGTCAGCGCCATTATTCCTGAGCTGAAGCTGAGCGCTTTCAGCGCCGGACTTCTCAGTAGCGCATTCTACTACGTTTATACCAGTCTGCAGATACCCGTAGGCCTGCTTTTTGACCGAAAAAGTACGCGTAACCTGCTGGCGTTCAATGCTGGCCTGTGTGCCATCGGCTGTTTTATCTTTGCAAACGGCCACAGCCTGTCAGCACTCTTTGTCGGGCGTTTAATTATCGGTACCGGTTCTGCCTTTGCTTTTGTTGGCGTTTCGCATCTGATTCGCTCAAATTTTCCGCTGAAACGCTTTGCGCTCCTGATTGGTCTTGCGGAAACCTTAAGCTTCACCATGACGGTACTCGGCATGCTCTTTCTCGGCCACCTGACCCACCGCTTTGGCTGGCGAAGCCTCATGGATGCGGCCGGGGGACTCGGGCTCGTGATAGCCCTGCTCTGCTGGCGATATCTGCCTTCACGAACACCGGTGTTTCTGAAAAGCCCTCCGATTGTCACGCAAACGCTTAAGCTCCTTCAAGACCGGCGCGTGCTCGCCAATGGCCTCTTCGCAGGGCTTGGGTTTTCCGTTATTACTGTGTTTGCCGCCCTCTGGGCCGTGCCTTTTCTTACGATAAAGCTGAACTGCACTTTGCAAATCGCCGGCGCACTTGATGCGCTGATTTTTTTAGGCGCCGCGGCAAGCTGCCCGCTCTTTGGCTATCTCGCAACGCACCTGCCCAAACGCCGACCGCTTCTGACTGCGTCCTGCCTCCTCACAGCCCTGCTTATCCTGCTGCTTTTATACCTGCCCACCGATAATCTGCTGCTGACCGGCGCCCTGCTCTTTGCCATTGGACTTTTTTGTGGGGGCTATATGCTTGCTTTTGCCATCGGTAACGAACTGGTGCCGGCACATGCACGCTCCGCCTGTACAGGCTTCACCAACACCTTCGCGATGCTCACGGCGCCATTGATTCAACCGTTCATTGGCTGGCTGCTGGATGTGCAAACACAGGACGCACTCAATCCAGGGATTGCCGAGTATCAAACCGCCCTGCTTATCCTGCCATCAGCACTGCTGCTTGCGGCTTTTCTTGTGTGGCAAGTGCCGGAAAAAACCGCTGTCCACCGATAA
- a CDS encoding serine hydrolase domain-containing protein, whose product MTRLSCVLMTLCVLAGYAQAGGVPKLLQTAMQQVVERYLQESGQAEHVTGVAASVWVPHPNAPEILSVYRGRTGYEPFGHDVSKDTLFEIGSITKSFTAALLLQLQSEGVLSLDDPLGKWLPQYTRWRDVRIRELLNMTSGIPGYTQNEDFFKLVAQNLQADWTDEELVSYAVAPKNQPAPVRGQFDYSNTNYVLAALVVEAATHDAFSHQLQTRLLDKFLSDTFYPAGKAWQEVQDAILPRKARGYYFDEANKRAVDITENNLSWASGAGALVSTTDDVLRWVHTLFHAEFVPESSRPRVLRELLDVVSMQSGAKIPRVEPEDPYAFGLGVGYVYDAGKAHRYFVYEGGTLGFRMMYVFDPCNEVATAVALNSKTAANGDEGDNIYQLNMALYDAVLTANPQLQCHKAPPPCALLEVGHDQSC is encoded by the coding sequence ATGACACGCCTCTCATGTGTATTAATGACACTCTGCGTACTTGCAGGCTACGCGCAGGCTGGAGGAGTGCCGAAGCTGCTGCAGACGGCGATGCAGCAGGTGGTGGAGCGCTATCTTCAGGAAAGTGGCCAGGCTGAACATGTTACCGGAGTGGCGGCATCCGTATGGGTTCCGCACCCCAATGCCCCTGAGATTCTCAGTGTCTATCGGGGGCGCACCGGGTATGAACCTTTTGGGCACGATGTCTCAAAGGATACGCTTTTTGAAATTGGCAGTATTACCAAGTCCTTTACGGCCGCTCTTCTTTTACAGCTTCAGAGCGAGGGGGTGCTGTCGCTCGATGACCCGCTCGGCAAATGGCTGCCCCAGTATACCCGCTGGCGCGATGTGCGCATTCGAGAGCTTCTCAATATGACCAGCGGTATTCCGGGCTACACGCAGAATGAAGATTTTTTCAAGCTGGTTGCGCAAAATCTGCAGGCAGACTGGACGGACGAAGAGCTCGTTTCCTATGCCGTGGCGCCAAAGAATCAGCCTGCTCCCGTGCGCGGTCAGTTTGACTACTCCAACACCAACTATGTTCTGGCGGCCCTTGTCGTGGAAGCGGCAACGCATGATGCATTTTCGCACCAGCTGCAAACGCGCCTCCTTGATAAATTTTTAAGTGATACCTTTTATCCTGCCGGTAAGGCGTGGCAGGAGGTGCAGGATGCCATTCTCCCACGCAAAGCACGCGGCTATTATTTTGATGAGGCCAACAAGCGCGCTGTCGATATTACAGAAAACAACCTTTCCTGGGCATCGGGCGCCGGGGCACTGGTCTCGACTACGGATGATGTATTGCGCTGGGTGCACACCCTTTTTCATGCGGAATTTGTACCGGAGTCTTCGCGCCCGCGGGTGCTGCGCGAGCTTTTGGATGTAGTATCGATGCAAAGTGGTGCGAAAATCCCGCGTGTTGAGCCTGAAGACCCTTATGCTTTTGGGCTTGGGGTAGGGTACGTGTACGATGCGGGCAAGGCACACCGTTATTTTGTGTACGAGGGAGGAACCCTTGGCTTTCGCATGATGTACGTGTTTGACCCCTGCAACGAAGTGGCAACTGCTGTGGCCTTGAACAGTAAAACCGCGGCGAATGGTGATGAGGGCGATAATATCTACCAGCTCAACATGGCGCTTTATGACGCGGTACTGACAGCGAACCCACAACTGCAGTGCCATAAAGCGCCACCGCCCTGCGCACTTTTGGAGGTAGGGCATGACCAGTCCTGTTGA
- the lpxK gene encoding tetraacyldisaccharide 4'-kinase produces the protein MKPSLVDALWYTRHPARWLLWPFSLVYRMIVCARRAFLCRFRQTVFPLPVIVVGNLTVGGAGKTPLVAALARYFSERGFKVGIVSRGYGANPPAFPHRVLPEDTAAVSGDEPLLLAQKTGCPVVIDPQRVRAVEYLLKTERVNLVLSDDGLQHYALGRTLEIAVIDGQRGPGNGMCLPAGPLREPAGRLRSVDMVVVNGGVRPGAYTMTLEARDVRRLTDNVSMPVNALSQPVAAVAGTGNPGRFFETLSALGIAHHPYPFPDHHPFEARDLAFSEPTVLMTEKDAVKCQPFATETMYCLPVEATLSPDFWEALCRALRIN, from the coding sequence ATGAAGCCCTCCCTGGTTGATGCCCTCTGGTATACCCGTCATCCCGCGCGCTGGTTACTGTGGCCGTTCTCGCTCGTCTATCGAATGATTGTGTGTGCGCGCAGAGCTTTTTTGTGCCGATTTCGGCAAACCGTGTTTCCCCTGCCCGTCATTGTAGTCGGCAACCTCACGGTTGGCGGGGCCGGTAAAACGCCTCTGGTGGCAGCCCTTGCGCGTTATTTCAGTGAACGTGGTTTTAAGGTTGGCATTGTCAGTCGCGGCTATGGCGCGAACCCCCCCGCGTTTCCGCATCGGGTATTGCCGGAGGATACAGCGGCTGTCAGCGGCGATGAGCCGCTGCTGCTCGCGCAAAAAACCGGCTGTCCGGTAGTGATTGACCCGCAGCGGGTGCGCGCGGTTGAATACCTTTTAAAAACGGAGCGTGTAAACCTTGTGCTTTCTGACGATGGCCTGCAACACTATGCACTGGGACGAACGCTTGAAATCGCCGTCATTGACGGGCAGCGCGGCCCTGGCAATGGCATGTGCCTGCCTGCCGGCCCGCTCAGAGAGCCTGCAGGTCGGCTTCGAAGCGTGGATATGGTGGTGGTAAACGGCGGGGTGAGGCCTGGGGCTTATACCATGACGCTCGAGGCCCGGGATGTACGCCGCTTAACCGATAATGTCAGCATGCCAGTCAATGCGCTCTCACAACCGGTGGCAGCCGTTGCGGGTACTGGCAATCCCGGACGTTTTTTTGAGACACTAAGCGCGCTTGGCATTGCGCATCACCCGTACCCTTTTCCCGATCACCACCCCTTTGAGGCGCGGGATTTGGCGTTTTCAGAGCCAACGGTTCTGATGACGGAGAAAGATGCGGTAAAATGCCAGCCATTTGCAACGGAAACCATGTATTGTCTGCCGGTGGAGGCCACACTTTCACCGGATTTTTGGGAGGCGCTTTGTCGCGCCCTGAGGATTAATTGA
- the msbA gene encoding lipid A export permease/ATP-binding protein MsbA: protein MKKQVHGKTRVLYARLLVFVRPFWPVLLLGVVANVLYSGIDAGFTWLMRPFLDKGFINIDLDFVRKIPLIVLAGITLRGLVSALGSYCMTWVARRVVQVLRERVFAHVVRLPASYYDNATSGQMLSRILYDVEQVAQVSADALTDFVQNSCLVIGLLTVMMLLCWQLSLMFLLTIPFIGLIVNYTNRRVRRISHRVQKTMGQVTEIASEAIESYRVLRIFGGIRYEIAKFNRATTDSRRNDMKVAMTKVLNVAGVQFVIALGIALIILAAIQLSSVITITAGSFLAIIAAMLQLIKPMKTLTTLNATIQRGLAGAESVFTLLDTPPESLDGVPFAGRARGDIAFENVSFAYAGNKTVLKDVSFRIGAGETVAVVGHSGSGKTTLASLLPRFYELESGRITLDGQPIHTLTLSSLRAQMAMVNQQVTLFNDTLANNIAYGHFEATADAVERAARLAGAHEFIERMPEGYQTLVGENGVLLSGGQRQRIAIARAILKDAPVLILDEATSALDSESERYIQEALEQVMKNRTTLVIAHRLSTIMRADRIVVLYRGRVVEQGTHESLLALNGHYAKLCRAGAHAEITDSLTGELLNEALPG from the coding sequence ATGAAAAAACAGGTTCACGGCAAGACGCGTGTCCTGTACGCGCGCCTGCTGGTTTTTGTCCGACCCTTCTGGCCGGTGTTGTTGCTTGGCGTTGTCGCCAACGTTCTCTATTCCGGTATCGATGCGGGCTTTACGTGGCTGATGCGCCCGTTTCTCGACAAGGGGTTTATCAACATTGATCTCGACTTTGTGCGCAAAATCCCGCTGATTGTACTGGCCGGAATTACCCTCAGGGGGCTTGTAAGCGCACTTGGCAGTTATTGCATGACCTGGGTGGCGCGGCGCGTGGTACAGGTACTGCGGGAGCGCGTGTTTGCGCATGTCGTGCGTCTGCCGGCCAGCTATTATGACAACGCCACTTCCGGCCAGATGCTCTCGCGCATTCTCTATGACGTGGAACAGGTCGCGCAGGTGAGTGCGGACGCCCTCACGGATTTTGTGCAGAACAGCTGCCTCGTGATTGGCCTCCTTACCGTGATGATGCTCCTTTGCTGGCAATTGTCGCTGATGTTTCTCCTGACCATTCCTTTTATCGGTCTCATCGTCAACTACACTAACCGGCGGGTGCGCCGGATCAGCCATCGGGTACAGAAAACCATGGGGCAGGTGACGGAAATCGCATCGGAAGCCATCGAAAGCTATCGCGTGCTGCGGATATTCGGCGGCATTCGCTACGAAATCGCCAAATTTAACCGCGCCACGACGGATTCGCGCCGTAATGACATGAAAGTCGCGATGACCAAAGTGCTGAACGTTGCCGGCGTGCAGTTTGTGATAGCACTCGGGATTGCACTGATTATTCTCGCGGCCATTCAATTATCTTCCGTGATTACGATAACCGCAGGTTCTTTTCTCGCAATTATTGCGGCCATGCTCCAGCTTATCAAACCAATGAAAACGCTGACCACCCTCAATGCCACTATTCAGCGCGGGCTTGCGGGAGCGGAGAGCGTGTTTACGCTGCTGGATACGCCGCCTGAGTCTCTGGACGGAGTGCCCTTTGCCGGTCGTGCGCGCGGTGATATCGCCTTTGAGAACGTGAGTTTTGCCTACGCGGGAAATAAAACGGTATTAAAGGATGTCAGTTTTCGCATTGGTGCCGGAGAGACTGTCGCCGTAGTCGGGCATTCGGGCAGTGGTAAAACGACACTTGCAAGCCTGCTTCCGCGCTTTTATGAGCTTGAATCGGGGCGCATTACGCTGGATGGCCAGCCCATACATACGCTGACTTTAAGCAGCCTGCGCGCACAGATGGCGATGGTCAATCAACAGGTTACCCTGTTTAACGACACACTCGCCAACAACATTGCGTATGGTCATTTTGAGGCTACTGCAGACGCTGTTGAGCGTGCCGCGCGCCTCGCCGGTGCGCATGAGTTCATTGAGCGCATGCCAGAAGGCTATCAGACACTGGTGGGGGAGAACGGCGTACTGCTTTCGGGCGGCCAGCGTCAGCGCATAGCGATTGCCCGTGCCATCCTCAAAGACGCACCGGTGCTGATTCTCGATGAAGCCACCTCCGCGCTTGACAGCGAATCTGAGCGTTACATTCAGGAGGCGCTTGAACAGGTGATGAAAAACCGCACCACTCTGGTGATTGCCCATCGTCTTTCGACCATTATGCGAGCCGACCGGATTGTCGTGCTGTATCGCGGGCGGGTCGTGGAGCAGGGCACACATGAATCGCTGCTTGCCTTAAACGGACATTATGCCAAACTTTGCCGTGCCGGGGCGCACGCTGAGATTACGGACTCTCTCACAGGCGAACTGCTGAATGAAGCCCTCCCTGGTTGA
- the wecB gene encoding non-hydrolyzing UDP-N-acetylglucosamine 2-epimerase, protein MYTDIMAIKTLSIFGTRPEAIKMAPVIRELAHDKAFESRVCVTGQHLQMLQPVLDIFRITPDFNLGVMATDQTLSSLTARILMGLQETFAAFRPDWVLVHGDTTTTLAASLAAFYHKIPVAHVEAGLRTQNRWSPWPEEMNRKITGALTSLHFAPTETARDNLLREGISASAIHVTGNTVVDALFETQSLIASNTALMASLKEQFAFLDKNRPMILVTGHRREHFGAGFERICEALGQIATEFPHVDLLYPVHLNPNVQEPVNRLLAPFSNIYRIAPVDYLAIVYLMQHATLILTDSGGIQEEAPSLGKPVLVMRDTTERPEAVDAGTVRLVGTDPERILKGVRDLLTDKALYRRMSQAQNPYGDGMAATRITHLLAHPGALSDALAGPSHFPLTTLG, encoded by the coding sequence ATGTATACCGACATTATGGCCATCAAAACCCTCAGTATTTTTGGAACGCGCCCGGAAGCGATTAAAATGGCGCCAGTTATTCGTGAGCTCGCTCATGACAAAGCCTTTGAAAGCCGCGTCTGTGTGACCGGACAGCATCTGCAGATGCTTCAGCCCGTGCTCGATATTTTCAGAATTACGCCTGACTTTAACCTCGGCGTGATGGCTACCGACCAGACCCTTTCGAGTCTGACGGCCCGCATCCTTATGGGACTTCAGGAAACCTTTGCCGCCTTCCGCCCCGACTGGGTGCTGGTGCACGGCGATACAACCACAACACTCGCCGCATCCCTCGCCGCGTTTTACCATAAAATTCCGGTGGCACATGTTGAGGCGGGACTTCGCACCCAAAACCGCTGGTCACCGTGGCCTGAGGAAATGAACCGTAAAATAACGGGCGCGCTGACCTCGCTGCACTTTGCGCCTACCGAAACCGCGCGCGACAACCTGCTGCGCGAAGGTATTTCGGCCAGTGCCATCCACGTTACCGGTAATACCGTTGTCGATGCGTTGTTTGAAACCCAGAGTCTGATTGCATCCAACACAGCACTGATGGCCTCTCTTAAAGAGCAGTTCGCCTTTCTTGACAAGAACCGCCCGATGATTCTTGTCACCGGGCATCGACGTGAACACTTTGGTGCGGGCTTTGAGCGTATTTGTGAAGCGCTCGGGCAGATTGCGACTGAATTTCCCCATGTGGATTTACTCTACCCGGTACACCTCAACCCCAATGTGCAGGAACCGGTCAATCGCCTGCTGGCGCCCTTTTCCAATATTTATCGCATCGCACCGGTCGATTATCTCGCCATTGTGTATCTGATGCAGCACGCGACACTGATTCTGACCGATTCTGGCGGCATTCAGGAAGAGGCCCCGTCACTTGGAAAACCGGTGCTTGTGATGCGGGATACCACTGAGCGTCCCGAAGCCGTAGACGCAGGTACAGTGAGGCTGGTCGGTACCGACCCTGAGCGTATTCTTAAAGGGGTACGTGACCTCCTGACCGATAAAGCGCTTTATCGGCGCATGAGCCAGGCACAGAATCCCTATGGCGATGGCATGGCGGCAACGCGCATCACGCACCTCCTGGCTCATCCAGGCGCACTGTCTGATGCCCTTGCCGGTCCTTCCCATTTTCCACTTACAACCCTCGGGTGA